In Primulina eburnea isolate SZY01 chromosome 3, ASM2296580v1, whole genome shotgun sequence, one DNA window encodes the following:
- the LOC140825378 gene encoding anthocyanidin 3-O-glucosyltransferase-like, producing the protein MVMHSHIGVLAFPFGTHATPLLSLVQKLAASTSGVQFSFFNSSSSNEKIFSTYVSGTFDNIRAYDVWDGTPEVFSGTHFEEVQLFLDASPMNYEKAIEEAEAETGFKISCLLTDAFLWFGCNLAEKRGVPWVAFWTSASCSLSTHLYTDLIQDAVEHKGATAEQKLSFIPGMSVVNFGDVPPEVFHTQNPTSLAVTIYKMVEKLPKSTAVVLNSFEEFDPIIAKDLKSKLQQFLNVGPLILSSPTPPSSVTDQENECISWLERQKDPKSVVYISFGSVAVPPGNELVALAEALETCKLPFLWSLKHQAMKLLPEGFQERTREFGKMVSWAPQLQVLAHSSVGVFVTHCGWNSILESVCNGVPVICRPFFGDQKLNSRMIEDSWKIGLRVKGGVFTKSETINALESILSGESGEAIRKNVNKLKEKAKDAVESWGSSSKNFTTLLEILSGAKGNTRT; encoded by the exons ATGGTAATGCACTCACATATTGGTGTTCTTGCATTCCCTTTTGGCACCCACGCCACCCCTCTACTCAGCCTAGTACAGAAGCTAGCAGCCTCGACGTCGGGGGTCCAGTTTTCCTTTTTCAACTCATCTTCCTCTAACGAGAAGATATTCTCCACATATGTGTCGGGGACGTTCGACAACATTCGAGCTTACGATGTTTGGGACGGCACGCCTGAGGTTTTCTCGGGGACTCATTTCGAGGAAGTGCAACTATTCCTTGATGCATCGCCTATGAACTATGAGAAGGCCATTGAGGAAGCGGAAGCGGAGACTGGCTTTAAAATAAGCTGCCTGTTGACCGATGCGTTTCTGTGGTTTGGTTGCAATTTGGCGGAGAAGAGAGGAGTGCCTTGGGTGGCGTTTTGGACCTCTGCATCATGCTCACTTTCGACACATTTGTACACAGACTTGATTCAAGATGCTGTGGAACACAAAG GCGCCACTGCGGAACAGAAGCTATCATTTATCCCAGGAATGTCAGTGGTAAACTTCGGTGATGTTCCCCCTGAGGTTTTCCACACCCAAAATCCAACATCACTGGCAGTAACAATTTACAAAATGGTAGAAAAACTACCAAAATCCACCGCAGTCGTGCTGAATTCTTTCGAAGAGTTCGACCCCATAATCGCGAAAGACCTCAAATCAAAACTCCAGCAGTTTCTCAACGTCGgccctttaattctttcatctcCTACACCGCCCAGTTCAGTCACAGATCAAGAAAATGAATGCATATCCTGGCTGGAACGTCAAAAGGATCCAAAATCAGTAGTGTACATCAGTTTTGGATCGGTAGCCGTTCCACCTGGAAATGAACTGGTGGCATTGGCCGAAGCCCTGGAAACCTGTAAACTTCCATTTCTTTGGTCACTTAAACATCAGGCAATGAAACTCCTGCCTGAAGGGTTTCAAGAACGTACCCGGGAATTCGGGAAGATGGTCTCGTGGGCTCCTCAGTTACAAGTTCTCGCACATAGTTCTGTTGGAGTCTTTGTGACGCATTGCGGATGGAACTCGATCCTGGAAAGTGTCTGCAATGGCGTTCCGGTGATCTGCAGACCATTTTTCGGAGATCAGAAGTTGAATAGTAGAATGATCGAGGATTCTTGGAAGATTGGTTTGAGAGTAAAAGGAGGAGTATTCACTAAAAGCGAGACGATCAATGCTTTGGAGAGTATATTGTCCGGTGAGTCAGGGGAGGCAATAAGGAAAAATGTGAACAAATTGAAAGAAAAAGCCAAGGATGCTGTGGAATCTTGGGGGAGTTCGAGTAAAAATTTTACTACATTGCTTGAAATACTCAGCGGTGCCAAAGGGAATACTCGCACTTGA